In Lotus japonicus ecotype B-129 chromosome 5, LjGifu_v1.2, one genomic interval encodes:
- the LOC130718813 gene encoding L-type lectin-domain containing receptor kinase IX.1-like: MDELCISISFTTKPHLTMWVAPPHFLLLLLLLLTTTTTFPTTHSLSFNITNFDDDTTAIAYEGDGKSTNGSIDLNKVSYFFRVGRAISAQPLHLYDPTTKTLTDFTTRFTFTISAINKTSYGDGFAFYLAPLGYQIPPNSAGGTFGLFNATTNNNLPQNHVVAVEFDTFVGSTDPAVKHVGIDDNSLTSVAFAAFDIDRNLGKPCHVLITYDASSKTLFVAWSFKGRIENNNNDSGSPNSSLTYKIDLMQILPELVNVGFSASTGLSTEQNVIQAWEFSSTLNSTILDGSNGKSKSSHSRIVVVVAAAVGSIFLVLLGAVVGYLVVWKKRRGEFDGEGDEDGGLISVKFDLDKGTIPRRFDYKELVEATNGFADDRMLGRGGYGQVYKGVLSYLGRVVAVKRIFADFENSETVFINEVRIISRLIHRNLVQFIGWCHEEGEFLLVFEYMMNGSLDTHLFGNKKNLPWEVRYKVALGVAQALRYLHEDAEQCVLHRDIKSANVLLDNDFSTKLGDFGMAKLVDPRLRTQRTGVVGTYGYLAPEYINGGRASKESDMYSFGIVAMEIASGRRIFQDGDFHVPLLNWVWGLYVEGNVLDAADGRLNKEFDVNQMTSLLIVGLWCTHPNDKERPKAAEVIKVLQLEAPLPEIPLDMHDRLPHSGLRQGPRQPPPPPPNYSSQPPPITHSLVSVGTNSLVSVGR; encoded by the coding sequence ATGGATGAACTCTGCATCAGCATCTCATTTACTACCAAACCTCACCTCACCATGTGGGTTGCTCCTCCacacttcctcctcctcctcctcctcctactcaccaccaccaccaccttcccaACAACCCACTCACTCTCCTTCAACATCACCAACTTCGACGACGACACCACCGCCATCGCCTACGAAGGTGACGGAAAATCCACCAACGGCTCCATCGACCTCAACAAAGTCTCCTACTTCTTCCGCGTCGGAAGAGCCATCTCCGCCCAACCCCTCCACCTCTACGACCCAACAACCAAAACACTCACCGACTTCACCACCCGCTTCACCTTCACCATCTCCGCCATCAACAAAACCTCCTACGGCGATGGCTTCGCCTTCTACCTCGCCCCTCTCGGCTACCAAATCCCACCCAACTCCGCCGGCGGCACCTTCGGCCTCTTCAACgccaccaccaacaacaacctccCTCAAAACCATGTCGTCGCCGTCGAGTTCGACACCTTCGTCGGCTCCACCGACCCCGCCGTCAAACACGTCGGCATCGACGATAACTCCCTCACCTCTGTCGCCTTCGCCGCCTTCGACATTGATAGAAACCTCGGGAAACCCTGTCACGTTCTCATCACCTACGATGCTTCCTCGAAGACCCTTTTCGTCGCTTGGTCGTTCAAGGGAAGAATCGAGAACAACAACAACGATTCGGGTTCTCCCAATTCGTCTCTTACATACAAAATTGACCTAATGCAGATTCTCCCTGAGTTGGTGAATGTAGGGTTTTCAGCTTCCACTGGGCTTTCCACTGAGCAGAATGTGATTCAAGCTTGGGAGTTCAGTTCAACTTTGAATTCCACGATTCTGGATGGAAGCAATGGGAAGAGCAAGAGCTCTCACTCTCGAATTGTTGTGGTTGTTGCGGCGGCGGTTGGTTCGATTTTTCTGGTGCTTTTGGGGGCTGTTGTTGGGTATTTGGTTGTgtggaagaagagaagaggggaatTTGATGGTGAGGGTGATGAGGATGGAGGTTTGATTTCAgtgaaatttgatttggataaAGGGACTATACCAAGAAGATTTGATTATAAGGAGCTGGTTGAAGCTACTAATGGATTTGCAGATGATAGAATGCTTGGGAGAGGAGGGTATGGACAGGTTTACAAAGGGGTTTTGAGCTATTTAGGAAGGGTTGTTGCTGTCAAGAGGATCTTTGCTGATTTTGAAAATTCGGAGACCGTGTTCATTAATGAGGTTCGGATCATAAGCCGGTTGATACATCGGAACCTAGTTCAATTCATAGGGTGGTGTCATGAGGAAGGAGAGTTTTTGCTTGTTTTTGAGTACATGATGAATGGAAGCCTTGACACTCATTTGTTTGGGAACAAGAAGAATTTGCCCTGGGAAGTGAGGTATAAAGTGGCTCTAGGTGTGGCGCAAGCGCTTCGTTATCTTCATGAGGACGCGGAGCAGTGTGTTCTTCATAGGGATATTAAGTCGGCGAATGTGTTGTTGGACAATGATTTTAGCACTAAGCTTGGGGATTTTGGGATGGCGAAGTTGGTGGATCCGAGGTTGAGGACTCAGAGGACCGGTGTGGTTGGGACTTATGGGTATTTAGCGCCGGAATACATTAATGGAGGGAGGGCTAGTAAGGAATCTGATATGTACAGTTTTGGGATTGTGGCTATGGAGATTGCAAGTGGGAGGAGGATTTTTCAGGATGGGGACTTTCATGTGCCTCTGTTGAATTGGGTGTGGGGACTTTATGTGGAAGGGAATGTTTTGGATGCTGCTGATGGGAGATTGAACAAGGAGTTTGATGTGAATCAAATGACTAGCTTGCTCATTGTGGGGCTGTGGTGTACTCATCCAAATGACAAGGAAAGGCCAAAGGCTGCAGAAGTGATTAAGGTTCTTCAACTCGAAGCGCCGTTGCCGGAGATTCCGCTCGACATGCATGATCGTCTTCCTCATTCAGGGTTGCGGCAGGGGCCGCGGCAGCCACCACCGCCCCCGCCCAATTACTCTTCACAACCACCACCCATCACCCACAGCCTTGTTAGTGTTGGCACCAACAGCCTTGTTAGTGTTGGCCGTTAA